One Prunus dulcis chromosome 7, ALMONDv2, whole genome shotgun sequence DNA segment encodes these proteins:
- the LOC117633687 gene encoding glucan endo-1,3-beta-glucosidase 5, translating to MGFSCLWVLLLCIIGEGLVKGVLGVGGLACNWGTRSTHPLPPSIVVKLLKDNGFSKVKLFEADPGALQALGGTGIQVMVGIPNELLAPLASSVTVAENWVSKNVSSYISRNGVDIRYVAVGNEPFLKTYKDTFLQTTFPALQNIQAALIKAGLGRQVKVTIPLNADVYQTDSGLPSGGNFRSDIHTLMMSILKFLSDNDGALTINIYPFLSLQADPDFPKEYAFFNNTSKPVVDGSISYTNVLDANFDTCIAALEKNGFSSLPVIVGEVGWPTDGDPNANIEDARRFNQGLVSRILAGQGSPKRSTPPDIYIFGLIDEDAKSIQPGNFERHWGVFNFDGSIKYSLDIGRGKALVPAKGVHYLARKWCIMAPDASLSDPNLVQSINYACSYADCTSLGYGSSCGMLDARSNASYAFNMYYQTMDQRKGACEFSNLSVTTTTDPSPTQNGQNRSCRFEIMIDLGKHEKPRRSPAAGLREHNSHIVVMVLLVLVLVSTLMI from the exons ATGGGTTTTAGCTGCTTGTGGGTTTTATTGCTCTGCATAATTGGGGAGGGTTTGGTGAAAGGGGTCCTTGGAGTTGGTGGCTTGGCATGCAACTGGGGAACCCGTTCTACGCATCCATTGCCGCCTAGTATAGTTGTCAAGCTTTTGAAGGACAATGGGTTCAGCAAAGTGAAGCTCTTTGAAGCTGATCCCGGGGCATTGCAAGCTCTTGGGGGAACTGGTATCCAGGTTATGGTGGGTATACCCAATGAGTTATTGGCACCACTTGCTAGCAGTGTTACTGTTGCTGAGAACTGGGTGTCTAAAAATGTGTCATCCTACATATCCAGAAACGGCGTCGATATAAG GTATGTGGCTGTGGGAAATGAACCTTTCCTCAAAACCTACAAAGACACTTTCCTGCAAACCACATTTCCAGCTCTCCAAAACATCCAAGCAGCCCTGATAAAAGCAGGGCTAGGGAGACAAGTGAAGGTGACAATTCCCCTAAACGCAGACGTTTACCAGACTGACAGCGGCCTTCCATCCGGAGGCAACTTCCGGTCCGACATCCACACCCTCATGATGTCCATCTTGAAGTTTCTCAGTGACAATGATGGTGCCCTCACCATCAACATCTACCCTTTCCTCAGCCTCCAAGCTGACCCCGACTTCCCCAAAGAGTATGCCTTCTTCAACAACACTTCGAAGCCTGTTGTCGATGGCTCCATCTCATACACCAATGTGCTTGATGCCAACTTTGACACCTGCATTGCTGCCCTTGAAAAGAATGGCTTCTCCTCATTGCCGGTCATCGTTGGGGAGGTTGGATGGCCAACGGATGGTGACCCTAATGCTAACATAGAAGACGCCCGGCGGTTCAATCAAGGCCTTGTGAGCCGCATACTTGCAGGGCAAGGCAGCCCAAAGAGGTCAACCCCACCTGACATTTACATCTTTGGGCTCATAGATGAAGATGCCAAGAGCATCCAACCAGGGAATTTTGAGAGGCATTGGGGGGTGTTCAATTTTGATGGCTCAATCAAATACTCATTGGATATTGGTCGTGGAAAAGCCTTGGTACCAGCAAAAGGGGTGCACTATTTGGCCAGGAAATGGTGCATAATGGCACCAGATGCAAGCCTTTCAGACCCCAATTTGGTTCAGAGCATCAACTATGCTTGCTCTTATGCAGATTGCACAAGCCTTGGATATGGCTCATCTTGTGGCATGCTTGATGCTAGAAGCAATGCCTCTTATGCTTTCAACATGTACTACCAAACCATGGATCAGCGCAAAGGTGCTTGTGAATTCTCCAATCTCTCTGTCACCACAACTACGGATCCATCTCCAACTCAAAATGGTCAGAATCGTTCGTGCCGATTCGAGATCATGATTGATCTGGGAAAGCATGAAAAGCCTCGACGATCACCGGCTGCCGGATTAAGGGAGCACAATTCCCACATAGTTGTGATGGTGTTACTTGTCCTTGTCCTAGTGTCCACATTGATGATCTAA
- the LOC117635832 gene encoding uncharacterized protein LOC117635832 encodes MLFLKKQGGLRFFTNLKDQTLLHRHQFTEAMAAHLYNHGSYKGFQGRAQWPQSHFSRDHSCKYATFPGKIRNTRNTRLGRNFFVKGCFKSQHHHHQSHSSSIKRHSNAFENPNAQLVRDLELDLRSSDAIGLASSNGCQERGSHTGIPPHSLPDDKVVVAVDVDEVLGNFVSALNRFIADRYSSHHSVSEYHVYEFFKIWNCSRDEADIRVHEFFKTSYFKTGIHPLPGAQETIHKLSGFCDLSVVTSRQNAIKDHTIQWIEKHFPGLFQEIHFGNHFALDGESRPKSEICRSLGAKVLIDDNPRYALECAEAGIRVLLFDYENSYPWCKTESIIQHPLVTKVHNWEAVEKHLMTWIIS; translated from the exons ATGTTGTTTTTGAAAAAGCAAGGCGGCTTGCGCTTCTTCACAAACTTAAAGGACCAAACTTTACTTCATCGTCATCAGTTTACAGAGGCTATGGCTGCTCATTTGTATAACCATGGTAGCTACAAAGGGTTTCAAGGCCGAGCTCAATGGCCGCAATCCCATTTCTCCAGAGACCACTCTTGCAAGTATGCAACTTTTCCTGGGAAAATCAGGAATACGAGGAACACACGTCTTGGCCGCAATTTTTTCGTAAAAGGGTGCTTCAAATCACAGCATCACCACCATCAGTCTCATAGCAGTAGCATAAAGCGTCACAGCAATGCCTTTGAGAATCCCAATGCTCAATTGGTCCGTGATCTTGAATTGGACCTCCGCAGCTCTGATGCCATTGGATTGGCCTCCTCTAATGGTTGCCAGGAGCGTGGAAGCCATACTGGAATCCCTCCCCATTCTTTGCCCGATGATAAAGTCGTCGTTGCTGTTGATGTGGATGAGG TGTTGGGAAACTTTGTGTCGGCTCTCAACAGGTTTATTGCTGATCGTTACTCCTCCCACCATTCAGTTTCAGAGTACCATGTCTATGAGTTCTTCAAG ATATGGAACTGTTCTCGTGATGAAG CTGATATTCGTGTGCATGAGTTCTTTAAAACATCATATTTCAAGACTGGGATCCACCCACTCCCAGGTGCTCAGGAGACAATTCATAAGTTGTCAGGATTTTGTGACCTGTCAGTTGTGAC GTCTAGACAGAATGCAATTAAGGACCACACAATTCAATGGATTGAAAAACATTTTCCAGGACTGTTTCAGGAGATTCACTTTGGCAACCACTTTGCTTTAGATGGAGAGTCTAGGCCTAAGTCAGAAATATGCAG GTCCTTGGGAGCAAAGGTTCTAATTGATGACAATCCAAGATATGCGCTTGAATGTGCTGAGGCTGGGATCAGGGTTCTTCTTTTTGATTATGAGAACTCATATCCATGGTGCAAGACTGAGTCAATTATTCAGCACCCCCTGGTCACCAAGGTCCATAACTGGGAAGCAGTGGAGAAGCACTTAATGACATGGATTATTTCATAG
- the LOC117635831 gene encoding alpha-aminoadipic semialdehyde synthase: MLGNGVVGILSESVNKWERRAPLTPSHCARLLHSGRDRTGVARIIVQPSTKRIHHDAMYEDIGCEISEDLSQCGLILGIKQPKLEMILPDRAYAFFSHTHKAQKENMPLLDKILAERVSLYDYELIVGDQGKRLLAFGKYAGRAGFIDFLRGLGQRYLSLGYSTPFLSLGASYMYTSLAAAKAAVISVGEEIATLGLPSGICPLVFVFTGSGNVSSGAQEIFKLLPHTFVDPSRLPELSGTDKDAAQPTRSSKRVFHIYGCVVTSKDMVQHKDSTRAFDKADYYAHPEHYNPVFHERIAPYASVIVNCMYWEKRFPRLLSTKQFQDLMRKGCKLIGISDITCDIGGSIEFVNQTTSIDSPFFRYDPVNDSYHHDMDGAGLICQAVDILPTEFAKEASQHFGDILSQFVGNLASTRDITKIPAHLTRACITHGGVLTSLYEYITRMRKSGSEEILKSPSKHQSNKKYNISVSLSGHLFDQFLINEALDIIEAAGGSFHLVKCDVGQCSNSMSFSELEVGADDRAVLDQIIDSLTSLANPNENYDLKQEKNKISLRIGKVQESPMKENGTKRKVGVLIIGAGRVCQPAAEMLASISEMSSQKWCKACLEDDFEEKNDVQVTVASLYLKDAEEITEGIPNTRAVQLDVTDTGSLHKYISEAELVISLLPAFCHITVANACIELKRHLVTASYVDDSMSKLDEKAQSAGITILGEMGLDPGIDHMMAMKMINQAHVRKGKVRSFTSYCGGLPSPAAANNPLAYKFSWSPAGAIRAGRNPATYKSRGEIVQVDGMNLYDSAVKQRIPNLPAFALECLPNRNSLVYGELYGIGHEASTVFRGTLRYEGFGEIMGTLSRIGLFESDPHPLLKDGKRPTFRKFLSELLKIESEDLDGPLIGEKVIHERIIKLGYCKDQETALRAAKTITFLGLHDQKEIPASCRSAFDVSCLLMEDRLAYSSTEQDMVLLHHEVEVEFPDGLREKHSGTLLEFGQTKNGKMITAMAFTVGIPAAIGALLILGNKVKTRGVLRPIEPEVYVPAMDIIQAYGIKVMEKIE; encoded by the exons atgctgGGAAATGGGGTGGTGGGGATTTTGTCAGAGTCAGTGAACAAGTGGGAGAGAAGAGCACCTTTGACTCCATCTCACTGTGCTAGGCTGCTCCACAGTGGGAGAGACAGAACTGGGGTTGCCCGCATCATAGTGCAGCCCTCCACAAAGCGCATCCACCATGATGCAATGTATGAGGATATTGGGTGTGAAATCTCTGAGGATTTATCCCAATGCGGCCTCATCCTCGGCATCAAACAGCCCAAG CTGGAGATGATTCTTCCTGATAGAGCCTATGCATTTTTTTCTCATACTCACAAGGCTCAGAAGGAAAACATGCCACTCTTAGACAAG ATCCTAGCTGAAAGGGTGTCTCTCTATGATTACGAGCTTATCGTGGGGGATCAGGGGAAAAGACTACTTGCATTTGGAAAGTATGCTGGTAGAGCTGGATTTATCGACTTCCTGCGCGGGTTAGGACAGA GGTACTTAAGTCTTGGATATTCAACACCGTTCCTCTCGTTGGGTGCATCTTATATGTATACGTCCTTGGCTGCTGCCAAGGCTGCAGTGATTTCCGTGGGTGAAGAGATAGCAACTCTGGGACTACCATCAGGAATCTGCCCTCTGGTCTTTGTCTTCACCGGTTCAGGAAACG TTTCTTCTGGCGCGCAAGAGATATTTAAGCTTCTTCCTCATACTTTTGTggatcctagcagacttccaGAGCTATCTGGGACG gACAAGGATGCTGCTCAACCTACAAGATCATCGAAAAGGGTCTTCCACATATATGGTTGTGTTGTGACTAGTAAAGACATGGTTCAACACAAAGATTCCACAAGAGCATTTGACAAA GCTGACTATTATGCACATCCAGAACACTACAACCCTGTTTTCCATGAAAGAATAGCCCCTTATGCATCTGTAATTG TGAATTGCATGTATTGGGAGAAAAGATTTCCTCGCTTACTGAGTACCAAGCAGTTTCAAGATTTAATGAGGAAAGGATGTAAGCTTATTGGAATCTCTGATATAACTTGTGATATAGGGGGATCTATAGAATTTGTCAACCAAACCACGTCCATTGACTCACCCTTCTTCAG ATATGATCCTGTGAATGATTCTTACCATCACGACATGGATGGGGCTGGCTTGATATGTCAAGCTGTGGACATTCTTCCAACAGAATTTGCAAAAGAG gcTTCCCAACATTTTGGAGACATATTGTCCCAATTTGTTGGTAATTTGGCTTCTACAAGAGACATCACAAAGATACCTGCACACTTGACGAGAGCTTGCATAACCCATGGAGGAGTACTTACCTCATTGTATGAATACATTACACGTATGAGAAAATCTGGCTCAGA AGAAATATTAAAAAGTCCTTCTAAGCACCAATCTAACAAGAAGTATAACATATCa GTATCTCTCAGTGGTCACCTATTTGATCAATTTCTGATAAATGAGGCCTTAGATATTATTGAAGCTGCAGGTGGCTCCTTTCATTTGGTTAAGTGTGACGTGGGTCAATGTTCTAATTCTATGTCATTCTCAGAGCTTGAA GTGGGTGCAGATGATAGGGCAGTTCTGGATCAAATTATCGACTCCTTAACTTCTCTTGCTAATCCAAACGAAAATTATGATTtaaagcaagaaaaaaataagatttCTCTGAGGATTGGTAAAGTCCAGGAGAGTCCTATGAAGGAAAATGGCACGAAAAGAAAGGTTGGGGTTCTTATAATTGGCGCAGGCCGGGTATGCCAACCAGCTGCTGAGATGTTAGCATCCATTAGCGAAATGTCATCCCAGAAATGGTGTAAAGCATGCCTGGAAGATGATTTTGAAGAGAAGAATGATGTGCAAGTTACTGTTGCATCTCTCTATCTAAAGGATGCTGAAGAG ATTACTGAAGGTATTCCAAATACAAGAGCAGTTCAACTTGATGTGACGGATACCGGCAGTCTTCATAAGTATATATCAGAG GCTGAACTTGTTATAAGTTTACTGCCAGCTTTTTGCCACATTACTGTAGCAAATGCATGTATTGAG CTTAAAAGGCATCTTGTCACTGCTAGCTATGTTGATGATTCAATGTCAAAGCTAGATGAAAAGGCGCAGAGTGCCGGTATTACGATTCTTGGTGAGATGGGCTTGGACCCTGGGATAG ATCATATgatggcaatgaagatgatCAACCAAGCGCATGTCCGTAAGGGGAAAGTCCGGTCTTTCACCTCGTATTGTGGTGGACTCCCATCCCCAGCTGCAGCAAACAATCCATTAGCGTACAAATTCAG TTGGAGTCCTGCAGGAGCTATTCGAGCCGGGCGCAATCCTGCCACGTACAAGTCTAGGGGTGAAATTGTACAAGTTGATG GAATGAATCTCTATGATTCAGCTGTGAAACAACGGATTCCCAACCTACCAGCTTTCGCGCTGGAATGCCTCCCAAATCGTAACTCACTAGTTTATGGGGAATTGTATGGAATAGGACATGAAGCTTCAACCGTCTTTCGTGGAACCTTGCGCTATGAAG GGTTTGGAGAAATAATGGGGACTCTCTCAAGAATTGGTTTATTCGAATCCGATCCTCATCCACTTCTCAAGGATGGAAAGAGACCCACATTCAGGAAATTTTTGTCTGAACTTCTCAAAATCGAAAGTGAAGATCTGGATGGACCTTTGATAGGAGAGAAAGTCATCCATGAAAGGATTATCAAGCTTGGATACTGCAAAGATCAAGAAACTGCATTGAGGGCAGCCAAGACCATAAC ATTTTTGGGACTTCATGATCAGAAAGAAATCCCTGCCTCCTGCCGAAGTGCATTTGATGTGAGTTGTCTCCTCATGGAAGACAGATTAGCATACTCCAGCACAGAACAG GATATGGTGCTTTTGCATCATGAAGTAGAGGTTGAGTTCCCAGATGGACTTAGAGAGAAGCATTCAGGCACTTTACTGGAATTTGGGCAGACTAAGAATGGTAAAATGATCACCGCCATGGCTTTCACGGTTGGCATCCCGGCAGCCATTGGAGCGCTG CTCATACTTGGAAACAAGGTCAAAACAAGAGGGGTCTTGAGGCCTATTGAACCAGAAGTATATGTCCCAG CCATGGATATAATACAAGCTTATGGCATCAAGGTAATGGAGAAGATCGAGTGA